A stretch of Prunus dulcis chromosome 6, ALMONDv2, whole genome shotgun sequence DNA encodes these proteins:
- the LOC117632060 gene encoding uncharacterized protein At3g17950: MAHQDEGWPLGLRPLNARVGLIRSRDFSAGSVSFSTLVSGSPTSSIAASSSSSSDLDTESTGSFFHDKSITLGSLLGVSGIIGLSRRSTRRRAVETSKGKKNHKSKPWLFSLCSKLTSDSVNESNNTPSLGHFLEVERRASNNNINRRNHGGPIEYGTDNFSLAVPVSDPNRLFVDGLVAAGQPSSSERADGGARSNKELLEYGNGFGTPLVSSCLDNS, encoded by the exons aTGGCTCATCAG GATGAAGGATGGCCTTTGGGATTGCGCCCACTGAATGCAAGAGTTGGGTTGATCAGAAGCCGGGATTTCTCTGCTGGGTCGGTTTCATTCAGCACTTTGGTCAGTGGCTCTCCAACCTCTTCCATTGccgcttcttcttcttcttcctcagatCTTGATACAGAG TCAACTGGGTCTTTCTTCCATGACAAGAGCATCACTCTAGGGAGCCTCCTTGGTGTTTCTGGCATTATAGGCCTCTCACGAAGATCAACGAGGAGAAGGGCAGTTGAAACCTCCAAAGGCAAAAAGAACCACAAATCCAAACCTTGGTTGTTTTCACTCTGCTCCAAGCTAACCAGCGACTCTGTGAATGAGAGTAATAACACTCCATCCTTAGGTCACTTTCTTGAAGTAGAAAGGAGAGCAAGTAATAACAACATTAACAGAAGAAATCACGGTGGACCGATTGAATACGGGACTGACAATTTCTCACTGGCTGTGCCGGTTTCAGACCCCAACAGGCTATTCGTAGACGGCCTAGTAGCAGCTGGTCAGCCAAGTTCTTCAGAGAGAGCGGATGGTGGAGCAAGATCCAACAAAGAGCTATTAGAATATGGCAATGGATTTGGAACTCCATTAGTGTCATCATGTTTGGACAACTCGTGA
- the LOC117631836 gene encoding uncharacterized protein LOC117631836 isoform X1: MASPNLYPIVDDKDLDDAALWAVIDSAAASHSSSKYKPQSPKPLAIKYPNYPSPPPKLFKTPRLPFSDDSGSKSLSTEGEVVEDPSAFHPPRKIARTSSSGVNDTSPLVVVRNVQRTTPTTPTTPFYSSPETHVSPGIGNYASPVSYGQRDGRDNSSGSVHSLTGRFPSVSLFKEYQNAAMAILEKTDYTMISGHPFIKKSGWRKISFYFNLSFEIKDKTIEFDENRNVLRAEFVVRAHMQGGRFSDGWGACDRREKKFNKPNHDIPSTAETRAKSKASQDLLGIGEYRPGASQFHH, from the exons ATGGCCTCGCCCAACCTCTACCCCATCGTCGACGACAAGGACCTAGACGACGCCGCTTTGTGGGCCGTCATCGACTCCGCCGCCGCCTCACACTCCTCCTCCAAGTACAAGCCCCAATCCCCCAAGCCCCTCGCAATCAAATATCCAAATTACCCTTCGCCTCCACCGAAGCTCTTCAAGACCCCGCGGCTCCCCTTCTCCGACGACTCAGGCTCAAAGTCGTTGTCGACGGAGGGAGAGGTCGTCGAGGACCCCTCGGCTTTCCATCCGCCGAGGAAAATCGCCAGAACCTCTTCTTCTGGAGTAAACGACACCAGTCCTCTTGTCGTAGTCCGAAATGTGCAGCGAACGACGCCGACCACTCCTACGACGCCGTTTTACTCGTCCCCGGAGACACACGTGTCTCCTGGCATCGGGAATTATGCTAGCCCTGTGAGCTATGGACAGAGAGATGGGAGGGATAATAGCTCTGGCTCTGTGCATAGCTTGACCGGGAGGTTCCCTTCAGTTTCTTTGTTCAAGGAGTATCAGAATGCGGCAATGGCG ATTTTGGAGAAAACAGATTACACTATGATTTCTGGGCACCCTTTCATCAAAAAGTCAG GTTGGAGGAAGATATCGTTTTACTTCAATCTCTCCTTTGAGATCAAAGACAAGACCATTGAGTTTGATGAGAACCGGAATGTTCTGCGCGCTGAATTTGTGGTTCGGGCACATATGCA GGGCGGGAGGTTCTCAGATGGATGGGGTGCATGTGACCGGCGTGAGAAGAAATTCAATAAGCCAAATCATGATATTCCGAGTACAGCAGAGACCAGGGCCAAAAGCAAAGCATCCCAG GACCTGCTAGGAATTGGAGAGTACCGACCAGGGGCAAGCCAATTCCACCATTAA
- the LOC117631836 gene encoding uncharacterized protein LOC117631836 isoform X2, translating into MASPNLYPIVDDKDLDDAALWAVIDSAAASHSSSKYKPQSPKPLAIKYPNYPSPPPKLFKTPRLPFSDDSGSKSLSTEGEVVEDPSAFHPPRKIARTSSSGVNDTSPLVVVRNVQRTTPTTPTTPFYSSPETHVSPGIGNYASPVSYGQRDGRDNSSGSVHSLTGRFPSVSLFKEYQNAAMAILEKTDYTMISGHPFIKKSGWRKISFYFNLSFEIKDKTIEFDENRNVLRAEFVVRAHMQYEFWILGT; encoded by the exons ATGGCCTCGCCCAACCTCTACCCCATCGTCGACGACAAGGACCTAGACGACGCCGCTTTGTGGGCCGTCATCGACTCCGCCGCCGCCTCACACTCCTCCTCCAAGTACAAGCCCCAATCCCCCAAGCCCCTCGCAATCAAATATCCAAATTACCCTTCGCCTCCACCGAAGCTCTTCAAGACCCCGCGGCTCCCCTTCTCCGACGACTCAGGCTCAAAGTCGTTGTCGACGGAGGGAGAGGTCGTCGAGGACCCCTCGGCTTTCCATCCGCCGAGGAAAATCGCCAGAACCTCTTCTTCTGGAGTAAACGACACCAGTCCTCTTGTCGTAGTCCGAAATGTGCAGCGAACGACGCCGACCACTCCTACGACGCCGTTTTACTCGTCCCCGGAGACACACGTGTCTCCTGGCATCGGGAATTATGCTAGCCCTGTGAGCTATGGACAGAGAGATGGGAGGGATAATAGCTCTGGCTCTGTGCATAGCTTGACCGGGAGGTTCCCTTCAGTTTCTTTGTTCAAGGAGTATCAGAATGCGGCAATGGCG ATTTTGGAGAAAACAGATTACACTATGATTTCTGGGCACCCTTTCATCAAAAAGTCAG GTTGGAGGAAGATATCGTTTTACTTCAATCTCTCCTTTGAGATCAAAGACAAGACCATTGAGTTTGATGAGAACCGGAATGTTCTGCGCGCTGAATTTGTGGTTCGGGCACATATGCAGTatgaattttggattttgggaaCTTAA
- the LOC117629689 gene encoding WD repeat-containing protein 44, whose translation MTMERKKTLTMNWDGLRDDEDDDRFFESNDRVSSAVPLDLEASSSEDEDFDDSRMSFASCVSSVRRDFDLRPFVTPQTTPPSTTPPSPTPEAMTQASVAPMSPDYNIWMAAPGSITERRKRLLQGMGLADGLGKDLTSFKQFTSIKRLISSKIPNGVVSVPRSVTRSKEHVEKSTAQPEPEPEPEPEPELETEALPLVLVRSRSEGDIEAFSVDKQRKEEIIGTISKQRLTRTCSTIAGARSTICPYTESVRASPSEVGGATPASSRPVRTSGGLSSLFSNNRIGAFFLIKNLDTGTEFIVNEYDQDGCWNRFSDLQTGKQLNMDEFEKCVGYSPVVKEVMRRQNVSSEGGGDRKVGNANSFVSKSLRMSKRRGVAMLKNSIKGMGSAVSVLIGEKDREAATPTPTPPPTPPDPKSGKNTTSSSSEWIKVRHTGKHYKELSALHLCQEIQAHEGSIWTIKFSLDARFLASAGEDRIIHVWEVQECEIMSLDGNSTPLHQSFGSSTPDRSPSISDQAALVPFEKKKKGKGSSARKTNPIPEYVHVPETVFSFSEKPVCSFEGHLDAVLDLSWSRNQLLLSSSMDKTVRLWDLETKTCLKLFAHNDYVTCIQFNPLDDNYFISGSLDAKIRLWNIPVRQVVDWTDLHEMVTASSFTPDGLACLIGSHKGNCRMYSTEDCKLSQHSQIDIQNKKKNQAKKITGFQFSPMNPSEMLVTSADSRIRIVDGTNMTHKFRGFRNTSSQIGASFSPNGKYVICASEDSHVYVWKREEPRTSGAGKKSIISSNSHEHFQCKDVSVAIPWPGTIKGDPPPVPVQHSKRHSKRSTQQQQQQPPSGNASPTQEDAAGLSKRLLPPLPKKNNTNNKGDALDQIPATPPPLEDQDPAQISRTESGIGESFNSDPSSIRYGGGDSSMSVGSASTSSWSSSWSWLDNIGNNSHANQTTQATAWGLVIVTATLEGEIRAYQNFGLPRKMQNNIFGGPT comes from the exons ATGACCATGGAGCGGAAGAAAACGCTCACGATGAACTGGGACGGCCTCCGAGACGACGAAGACGACGACCGCTTCTTCGAGTCAAACGACCGTGTCTCCTCCGCCGTTCCTCTCGACCTCGAGGCCTCCTCCTCCGAAGATGAGGACTTCGACGACAGTCGTATGTCCTTCGCCTCCTGCGTCTCCTCGGTCCGAAGGGACTTCGATTTACGCCCCTTCGTCACTCCACAAACGACTCCGCCCTCCACGACGCCGCCCTCCCCGACCCCCGAAGCCATGACTCAGGCGTCCGTGGCTCCGATGTCTCCGGATTACAATATCTGGATGGCGGCGCCGGGCTCCATCACTGAACGACGAAAACGGTTGTTACAGGGCATGGGGTTGGCCGACGGACTCGGCAAAGACCTCACCAGCTTCAAACAGTTTACCAGCATTAAGCGCCTCATTTCGAGCAAAATCCCAAACGGCGTCGTTTCCGTCCCCCGGTCCGTTACTCGTTCTAAAGAACACGTAGAAAAATCAACAGCTCAGCCGGAGCCGGAGCCGGAGCCTGAGCCTGAGCCGGAGCTGGAGACTGAAGCGTTGCCGCTGGTGCTTGTCCGATCGAGGTCCGAGGGCGACATCGAAGCTTTCTCGGTAGACAAACAGAGGAAAGAGGAGATAATCGGAACAATCTCCAAGCAACGGCTCACGAGGACTTGCTCCACCATAGCCGGGGCTcgctcgacaatatgtccgtACACGGAATCCGTGAGAGCTTCTCCGAGCGAAGTCGGAGGGGCCACCCCGGCTTCCAGCCGCCCGGTTAGAACAAGCGGCGGATTGTCGTCGTTGTTTTCGAACAATAGGATAGGGGCTTTCTTCTTGATCAAGAATCTGGATACAGGAACTGAGTTCATTGTCAACGAGTACGACCAGGACGGGTGCTGGAACCGGTTCAGTGATCTCCAGACAGGGAAGCAATTGAACATGGACGAGTTTGAGAAATGCGTTGGATACTCGCCTGTGGTGAAAGAGGTGATGAGAAGACAAAACGTTTCGAGCGAAGGCGGGGGAGATAGGAAGGTAGGTAACGCAAATTCGTTTGTTTCAAAGAGCCTGAGAATGAGCAAGAGAAGAGGGGTTGCGATGTTGAAGAACAGCATAAAGGGGATGGGATCCGCCGTGAGTGTGTTAATTGGGGAGAAAGACAGGGAAGCGGCTACGCCAACGCCAACGCCGCCACCGACACCGCCGGACCCCAAGTCCGGGAAGAACACGACGTCGTCTTCGTCGGAGTGGATAAAAGTTAGGCACACCGGGAAGCATTACAAGGAGCTATCGGCATTGCATTTGTGTCAAGAAATTCAGGCTCATGAGGGGTCAATTTGGACTATTAAATTTAGTTTGGACGCGAGGTTTCTTGCGAGCGCGGGAGAGGATCGGATTATTCATGTGTGGGAAGTTCAGGAGTGTGAGATTATGTCGTTGGATGGAAATTCAACCCCACTTCATCAATCGTTTGGCTCCTCCACTCCTGATCGATCTCCGTCGATTTCTGATCAGGCTGCACTTGTGCCctttgagaagaagaagaagggaaagGGAAGCTCTGCTAGAAAAACCAATCCCATCCCGGAGTATGTACATGTGCCCGAAACTGTGTTCTCATTTTCGGAGAAACCTGTTTGCTCTTTTGAAGGTCATTTGGATGCTGTTCTGGACTTGTCATGGTCCAGAAATCAG CTACTGCTTTCATCTTCAATGGACAAAACTGTTAGGTTATGGGATTTGGAGACCAAGACTTGTTTGAAGTTGTTTGCCCACAATGATTATG TGACTTGCATACAGTTCAATCCTTTGGAtgacaattattttattagcGGCTCACTTGATGCAAAGATTCGATTGTGGAATATACCGGTTCGACAAGTCGTGGACTGGACTGATCTTCATGAAATGGTCACTGCTTCTTCCTTCACTCCAGATGGCCTG GCTTGCCTCATTGGTTCCCACAAAGGAAACTGTCGCATGTACAGCACAGAAG ATTGTAAATTAAGTCAGCATAGCCAGATTGATattcaaaacaagaagaaaaatcaagcaAAGAAAATTACAGGTTTCCAG TTTTCGCCAATGAATCCATCTGAAATGCTTGTCACCTCTGCCGATTCCCGGATTCGAATTGTGGATGGTACAAATATGACTCACAAGTTTAGAG GTTTCCGAAATACCAGCAGCCAAATTGGAGCTTCATTTAGTCCAAATGGGAAGTATGTCATATGCGCCAGTGAAGATTCTCATGTATATGTTTGGAAGCGAGAAGAGCCCCGAACCTCGGGGGCCggaaaaaaaagtatcatcaGTTCAAATTCTCATGAACATTTCCAGTGTAAAGATGTCTCAGTAGCAATCCCATGGCCCGGCACCATAAAAGGCGACCCTCCCCCAGTTCCTGTGCAGCATTCTAAGAGGCACTCAAAACGCTccacacaacaacaacaacaacaacccCCTTCAGGAAATGCATCTCCTACTCAAGAAGACGCAGCAGGCTTGAGCAAGAGACTCTTGCCGCCTCTTCCTAAGAAAAACAACACCAACAACAAGGGAGATGCATTGGATCAAATACCTGCAACTCCGCCACCGCTCGAAGATCAAGATCCTGCTCAAATTTCCCGGACAGAATCAGGGATCGGAGAGTCATTCAATTCAGACCCTTCTTCTATTAGGTATGGTGGTGGGGATTCTTCTATGTCTGTTGGCAGTGCATCCACGTCCTCTTGGTCTTCCTCTTGGTCCTGGCTTGACAATATTGGCAACAACAGCCATGCGAACCAAACAACGCAAGCAACAGCTTGGGGCTTGGTCATTGTCACAGCCACTCTTGAAGGTGAGATCAGAGCATATCAAAATTTTGGGCTACCTAGGAAGATGCAGAACAATATCTTTGGAGGCCCTACATAA